From Salvia splendens isolate huo1 chromosome 16, SspV2, whole genome shotgun sequence, a single genomic window includes:
- the LOC121772750 gene encoding lysine-specific demethylase JMJ706-like, with protein sequence MVEGRVCSSRQAKLEFLKHKMLKRRKTETENEPYVVSKTLNRSGGDALRTSASYGVSLHNHADLPRFGNSSSIKEDAFSKRKVAKFDISDLEWTKKVPECPVYRPTKEEFQNPLVYIQKIAPEASKYGICKIVSPVSASVPAGVVLTKEKAGFSFTTRVQPLRFAEWDSDDKVTFFMNGINYTVRDFERMANKIFARRYGSVGGLPAAFMEKEFWNEIAFGKTESVEYACDVDGSAFSSSPNDPLGKSNWNFKKIPRLPMSTLRLLETEIPGVTEPMLYIGMLFSVFAWHVEDHYLYSINYHHCGAAKTWYGIPGHAAIDFENVVKDHVYAHDILPGDGEDGAFDVLLGKTTLFPPNILLEHDVPVYRAVQNPGEFVITFPRAYHSGFSHGFNCGEAVNFAMGDWFHLGSIASRRYALLNRMPLLPYEELLCKEAMLLRYARPEFDESEHIHGDLLSQRSIKVSFVNLIRLQHYARWCLMKSRACTAISSFSHGTILCSQCKRDCYVAYLNCQCYSHPVCLHHDTRSLDWPCGGTPTLAVRENIVEMEAAARHFEDEKDILQEFERKYGNIDDFGSLFCLFSGAENDSYIPYGKISLVSDEEVSGCLSVLTSCHKITKTEITDASDPCMLPLKSSESLKMTANAGQDNGNSNLEDSIHAMPFEYSKPLSRKPRSERKVVQEVNTRSAIYEDESDSEIFRVKRRSSNKVGRKTARDLTSLNTDQQGFKRLKRQHLEVRCGILTSSGCPILDDQSHHYVMSSTESKESKLAIRSTFPSIKFKHMPKVLGAELHRDQRHPHESTENLKHKGQKAKTSDCFRW encoded by the exons atg GTGGAGGGAAGAGTTTGTTCTTCTAGACAAGCAAAACTGGAATTTTTAAAGCATAAAATGTTAAAACGGAGGAAAACAGAAACAGAGAATGAACCTTATGTTGTCAGCAAGACACTGAATAGGAGTGGTGGTGATGCTTTAAGAACTTCTGCTTCCTACGGTGTTAGTTTGCACAATCATGCTGACCTACCAAGATTTGGTAACAGTTCTTCCATTAAGGAAGATGCTTTCTCGAAGAGGAAAGTGGCTAAGTTTGATATTTCGGACCTCGAATGGACAAAGAAAGTTCCAGAGTGCCCGGTTTATCGTCCAACTAAAGAGGAATTCCAGAATCCCTTAGTTTATATCCAAAAGATTGCTCCAGAAGCCTCGAAATATG GTATTTGCAAGATCGTATCCCCTGTAAGTGCTTCTGTTCCTGCTGGTGTAGTTCTTACAAAAGAGAAGGCTGGTTTCAGTTTTACAACTAGGGTACAACCACTTCGTTTCGCTGAATGGGATAGTGACGACAAAGTCACCTTTTTCATGAATGGGAT AAACTATACTGTTCGTGATTTTGAGAGGATGGCAAACAAGATTTTTGCTCGTAGATATGGTAGTGTTGGGGGCCTTCCTGCTGCATTCATGGAAAAAGAATTTTGGAATGAGATAGCATTTGGAAAGACTGAAAGTGTTGAATATGCATGTGATGTTGATGGGAGTGCATTTTCATCTTCTCCGAATGATCCACTTGGAAAAAGCAACTGGAATTTTAAG aaaatcCCTCGGCTGCCGATGTCTACTTTGCGTCTTCTTGAGACGGAAATTCCG GGTGTCACTGAACCTATGCTTTACATAGGCATGCTGTTTAGTGTTTTTGCCTGGCATGTGGAAGATCATTACCTGTATAG CATCAATTATCACCATTGCGGGGCTGCAAAAACTTGGTATGGCATTCCAGGTCATGCAGCTATTGATTTTGAAAATGTGGTAAAGGACCATGTCTATGCTCATGATATCTTACCTGGTGACGGGGAGGATGGAGCTTTTGATGTTCTTTTGGGGAAGACGACTCTTTTCCCACCAAACATATTGTTAGAACATGATGTCCCTGTTTATAGAGCTGTCCAGAACCCTGGGGAATTTGTAATCACTTTCCCTAGAGCTTATCACTCAGGATTTAGTCACG GTTTCAATTGTGGTGAAGCTGTTAATTTTGCAATGGGCGATTGGTTTCACCTGGGATCAATTGCAAGTAGGCGCTATGCTCTGCTTAACAGGATGCCTCTTCTTCCCTACGAAGAGCTTCTCTGTAAAGAAGCAATGCTACTTCGTTATGCAAGACCTGAATTTGACGAGTCAGAGCACATACATGGAGATTTGCTATCACAGAGAAGCATAAAGGTCTCCTTTGTTAATTTGATCCGGCTTCAGCATTATGCCAGATGGTGTCTGATGAAATCAAGAGCATGCACAGCCATCTCTTCTTTCTCCCATGGAACAATTCTCTGCAGCCAGTGCAAACGTGATTGTTATGTAGCATATCTGAACTGCCAGTGTTACTCGCACCCTGTATGCCTTCACCATG ATACAAGATCACTTGATTGGCCTTGTGGAGGGACTCCAACACTTGCTGTAAGAGAAAACATTGTAGAAATGGAAGCAGCAGCCAGACACTTTGAGGACGAAAAGGATATATTACAGGAATTTGAACGGAAGTATGGGAACATCGATGACTTTGGTTCACTATTTTGCTTGTTCTCAGGAGCTGAAAATGATAGCTACATCCCTTATGGAAAGATTTCTCTTGTATCAGACGAAGAAGTATCGGGATGCCTCTCTGTTTTAACCAGTTGCCACAAAATTACTAAGACTGAAATTACAGATGCGTCTGATCCTTGTATGTTACCGTTGAAATCATCTGAAAGTCTCAAAATGACAGCCAAC GCTGGGCAGGATAATGGAAACTCTAACTTGGAGGATAGCATACATGCAATGCCTTTTGAATATTCCAAACCCCTGAGCAGAAAACCTAGATCCGAAAGGAAGGTAGTTCAGGAGGTGAACACTAGAAGTGCTATTTATGAAGATGAGTCAGATTCAGAAATATTCAGGGTTAAGCGAAGATCGTCTAACAAAGTGGGAAGGAAAACTGCACGTGATTTGACATCTTTAAACACTGACCAGCAG GGTTTCAAGCGACTCAAACGGCAACATCTGGAAGTGCGGTGTGGAATCTTAACATCATCAGGCTGTCCTATCCTTGATGATCAAAGTCATCATTATGTTATGAGCTCTACTGAATCTAAAGAATCCAAGTTAGCCATAAGAAGCACTTTTCCTTCCATTAAGTTCAAACATATGCCTAAAGTTCTTGGTGCAGAACTGCACAGAGATCAGAGGCATCCCCATGAGTCGACAGAAAATCTAAAGCACAAGGGACAGAAAGCTAAGACGAGTGACTGTTTTAGGTGGTGA
- the LOC121772642 gene encoding probable methyltransferase PMT17 — protein MGKEYNGSPKPHQLNMRRKRITYILGVSCLCVIFYALGAWQGRSVPPSGTQFSSRVGCDDTPASKGDSDSPSSSDSPLVSDTLDFESHHQLVINTSEQAETFPPCDMKYSEYTPCNDRQRGRQFDRDMLKYRERHCPTKDELLRCLIPAPDHYKAPFKWPQSRDYVWIGNIPHKELSIEKANQNWIQVEGDRFRFPGGGTMFPRGADAYIDDIAALIPLKDGSIRTALDTGCGVASWGAYLLKRDIIAMSFAPRDTHEAQVWFALERGVPAMINVLGSQRLPYPARAFDMAHCSRCLIPWSKYDGMYLMEVDRVLRPGGYWILSGPPINWKKYWRGWERTQEDLKQEQDSIEDVAAQLCWKKVVEKGDLAIWQKPLNHNNCVDRNICSSGNADAGWYKDMETCVTPLPETRDAEEVAGGALKKWPERAFSVPPRISSGSVPGVTAKTFEEDNKMWKGRVDYYKRLVGKLSQGMYRNVMDMNAHLGGFAAAVVKYPVWVMNVVPMGTELPDTLGVIKERGFIGTYQDWCEAFSTYPRTYDLIHAGGVFSAYQDKCDIRYILLEMDRILRPEGTVIFRDVVEVLVKVKSIADGMRWQSKIVDHETGPFYTEKILVATKNYWTADSNQKAL, from the exons ATGGGGAAGGAGTATAACGGATCCCCAAAGCCTCATCAGCTGAACATGAGGCGAAAACGCATCACTTACATCTTAGGCGTCAGTTGTCTCTGTGTCATCTTCTACGCTTTAGGCGCCTGGCAGGGCCGCAGCGTCCCCCCGTCCGGTACCCAGTTCTCGTCCCGTGTCGGCTGCGACGACACCCCGGCCTCCAAGGGGGACTCCGACTCCCCCTCCTCGTCAGACTCCCCCTTGGTCTCCGACACCCTCGACTTCGAGAGCCACCACCAGCTGGTCATTAACACGTCCGAGCAGGCCGAGACGTTCCCCCCCTGCGACATGAAGTACAGTGAGTACACCCCGTGCAACGACCGCCAGAGGGGGAGGCAGTTTGATCGCGACATGCTCAAGTACCGGGAGAGGCATTGCCCCACCAAGGACGAGCTCCTTCGCTGCCTCATCCCTGCTCCGGACCATTACAAGGCGCCTTTCAAGTGGCCGCAGAGCAGGGACTACGTGTGGATTGGCAACATCCCTCACAAGGAGCTCAGCATTGAGAAGGCTAACCAGAATTGGATCCAAGTCGAGGGTGATCGCTTCAGATTCCCCGGTGGAGGGACTATGTTCCCGCGTGGCGCTGATGCTTACATTGACGACATTGCTGCCCTCATCCCCCTCAAGGACGGATCCATCAGGACCGCCCTTGATACAGGCTGTGGC GTTGCTAGTTGGGGGGCTTACCTGTTGAAGAGGGATATAATCGCAATGTCCTTTGCTCCGAGAGACACGCATGAAGCACAGGTGTGGTTTGCACTGGAGCGAGGCGTCCCTGCAATGATCAATGTTCTTGGCTCACAGCGGCTCCCTTATCCAGCTAGGGCTTTCGACATGGCTCATTGCTCCCGTTGCTTGATCCCGTGGTCTAAATATG ATGGAATGTATCTGATGGAAGTGGATAGGGTGCTAAGGCCCGGTGGCTACTGGATCCTCTCCGGTCCTCCCATTAACTGGAAGAAATACTGGAGAGGTTGGGAGAGAACTCAAGAAGATTTGAAGCAAGAGCAAGACTCGATAGAGGATGTAGCCGCACAGCTCTGTTGGAAGAAAGTTGTGGAGAAAGGCGATCTCGCTATCTGGCAGAAGCCTCTCAATCATAATAACTGCGTTGATCGCAACATTTGCAGCTCCGGCAACGCTGATGCAGGCTG GTACAAGGACATGGAAACTTGCGTGACGCCGCTTCCCGAGACGCGCGACGCAGAGGAAGTGGCAGGGGGAGCGCTGAAGAAGTGGCCCGAGCGCGCATTCTCGGTCCCACCAAGGATCAGCAGCGGATCAGTCCCGGGCGTGACGGCCAAGACGTTCGAGGAGGACAACAAGATGTGGAAGGGCAGGGTGGACTACTACAAGCGCCTCGTCGGAAAGCTGTCGCAGGGGATGTACCGGAACGTGATGGACATGAACGCCCACCTGGGGGGGTTCGCGGCAGCGGTGGTGAAGTACCCGGTGTGGGTGATGAATGTTGTTCCCATGGGGACGGAGCTCCCGGACACGCTGGGGGTGATCAAGGAGCGGGGGTTCATCGGGACGTACCAGGACTGGTGTGAGGCGTTCTCGACGTATCCGAGGACGTACGACCTCATCCACGCTGGGGGCGTGTTCAGCGCTTATCAGGACAA gtgcgATATAAGGTACATATTGCTGGAGATGGATAGGATATTGAGGCCGGAGGGGACGGTGATATTCAGGGATGTGGTGGAGGTGTTGGTGAAGGTGAAGAGCATAGCTGATGGAATGAGATGGCAGAGCAAGATTGTCGATCATGAAACCGGGCCCTTTTATACCGAGAAGATTCTTGTTGCCACCAAGAATTATTGGACTGCTGATTCCAACCAAAAAGCTCTATGA
- the LOC121770015 gene encoding probable calcium-binding protein CML18 produces the protein MNAKAPAVKLDDEQLAELREIFRSFDRNNDGSLTELELGSLLRSLGLKPSPDQIDALIQKADTNNNGLVEFSEFVALVAPELLPAKSPYTEEQLSHLFKMFDRDGNGYITAAELAHSMAKLGHALTAEELTGMISEADTDGDGRISFQEFSQAITSAAFDNSWA, from the coding sequence ATGAACGCTAAAGCCCCGGCCGTCAAATTGGACGATGAGCAGCTGGCGGAGCTGCGGGAGATATTCCGCTCCTTCGACCGGAACAACGACGGCAGCCTCACGGAGCTCGAGCTCGGCTCGCTGCTGCGCTCGCTCGGATTGAAGCCGAGCCCCGATCAGATCGACGCGCTGATTCAGAAGGCTGACACGAACAACAACGGATTAGTGGAGTTCTCGGAGTTCGTGGCGCTGGTAGCGCCGGAGCTCCTTCCGGCCAAGTCGCCTTACACGGAGGAGCAGCTCAGCCACCTCTTCAAGATGTTTGATCGCGACGGGAACGGGTACATCACCGCGGCGGAGCTCGCGCACTCCATGGCCAAGCTCGGCCACGCCCTCACGGCGGAGGAGCTCACCGGGATGATCAGCGAGGCTGACACCGACGGCGACGGCAGGATCAGTTTTCAGGAGTTCTCGCAGGCGATCACATCCGCCGCATTTGATAATTCTTGGGCTTGA